The nucleotide window GGGGTGCGGGCAGAGGCGGTGAATGTATCCTCCGCATGTACGGCGATGCCGTCCATTGCCGCGCCGTGAAATGCCGGGGATGAGCGCAGGGCAGCCACGGGCCTGCTGAGCACGCGGCGCAGGGCCTGCGCCAGAGGGATGCGTTCTTCGCCAAGGGGGAAGGCTTTGGCGTCAAGGCATGAAAACCAGTTGGCGCGGGCTTCTTCCGGGGGCAGCAGGGTCAGATAGGTGTTGCGCTTCAAGATAATTCTCCAGCAATAGTGCCAGACGCGTACTGGTCTAGCGAAAAAGTTCCACCATTACGGTATCGCCCGCATCGTAGCCTTCGCGGTTTTCAGGGCAGACCATGAGGCCGTCTGCCGCAGCAATGCCGGAAATAAGCCCCGATGCGCCCATGATGGGTTCCGCCTCGTACAGCGGTTGCAGATTCTTGTCTGACGGTGCACGCGTGGGGGACTGGCTGGGCAGGGGGCGCAGTTTCACGCGCAGATAGTCGCGCCTGCCCTGTGCGGAAGCTACAGACCGTGCAAGCACTGCGGGAACCTGCGGCTGCTTTGCGGAATCGGCATACCCTTGCAGATGCTCCAGCAAGGGAGCAAGAAATACGCGGGCGCAGACAAGCGCGCTGGCAACATGACCGGGCAGGCCCACAAGGCAGACTGTGCGCCCGTTTACTATGGCTTTGGCCAGAATAAAGGGTTTGCCGGGGCTGATGGCGACCCCGTGCACAAGCAGCTGAGCCTGAGGCAGGGACTCAAAAATCTCCACGGTGTGGTCGCGCATGCCCGCAGAGGAGCCGCCGGAAACCACCACCACGTCATGCATTTCTGCAAGCTGGGTTACGGCTGTTTTGAGCTTGGCGGCGTCATCGTTGACAATCCCGGCTCTCAAGGCCTGCGCGCCAGCCTCGCGGCAGAGGGCTGCAATGCTGTGGGCGTTGATGTCGCGGATTTTGCCCGGCGGCGGAGTCATGGAGCTGGGAACAACCTCGTCGCCCGTGGAGAGTACGGCAACCAGCGGTTTGCGGCGCACCTCCACCTCCACCACGCCAAAAGCCGCCAGCAGGCCAATATCCTGTGGGCGCAGGCGGTGCCCGGCTTGCAGCAGCAAAGACCCTGCGGTTGCGTCATCATCGCGAAAAATAACATTGTCGCCCGGGGCCTGACTGCGGGTAATCTCAATGAGGTTGCCGCCCGCAGGGCGGGAGTATTCAACCATCACCACGCAATCCGCACCCTGTGGCAGCATGCCTCCGGTGAGAATGCGCGCGGCCTGTCCTTCTTCAAGCTTGATATCCGGCACTTCACCCATGCGGCAGTCGGCCACGCATTCCACCAGAGCGGGGTTGCCCTCCTGCGCGCCAAAAACATCGCGGGCGCGGCAGGCAAAACCGTCAACGGTGGAGCGGTCAAATCCCGGCAGGTCTTCTGTTGCCGAAAAGCATTGGGCAAGACCGCGACCAAGGGCGTCGTCCAACGGGACGCGCTCTTCACCCAAAAGGGGAAATGCCCGAATATGCTCAAGCACCGATTCAACTGATTGCAATGTCAAAAAAGGCTTCACCCAGCCCTCCGGTTCATGTGCGCGACGGTATGAAATCTATGGTAATACTGGCGCAAACGGGGGTAAAGGGCAATACGATTTGCGCAAGGGACGGTAAGTGCGCAGAAGCGGTCTGTGGATGGTCATCAATCATTCCGTGATTGATTGGTGTCCCTCGCTTGCGCGGCAGGAGAGATGGTTAGGGGAACGGCTCTTCGCTTTGGTGGATCAGACCAAGACCAGGGGCAGGAAATAAATGCTCAGTCATTGTTTGCCGTCATCTCGGACTGGAGCGTGAATGCCTGGAATATCGGCGACATGGGCAACATGCCCGCCAAGTGCATTAAATATTTCACTGACGGCCACATCAGCCTGTAGCTTTGCAGTATCTAAAACAAGGTGCTCTCTGCCCCAAGGCTCATATTTTCGGTTAACTACACTTTGCCAATCGGGCAGAACAAGGCCGGGAATGTCTGGCGACCGGCCTTCGACCCTTTCCCTATGTTGCTCCGTATCCGAGCAGATGATTTCAACTTCCAGATAATCAACGCCCTCTTGAACAGCGACATCCCGCCATGCGTCACGGGTAATTCGTAATGGATTCACTGAGTCTGCCACAACTGAAAGCCCCAGACGAAGATTGTCCGCAGCCAAAGCGTAGCCGGTAATATACCCCGCTGGACCTAAATCCCACTGACTTTTTGCCAACCCGGAACGAACAAGCGCCAGTTCCAAACTGTCTATGCGTATGTATGCGGCGGAAATTTTTTGAGCGACCTTGCGCGCTATTGTCGTTTTGCCTGTTCCCGGCAGACCGCCGAATATCAACAGCATTTTTTGTCCTTGTCGTTGAAGTGCCCGAAGGAATTGTCCGTGCCCCCTTTGGATCGCCGCAGTCTCAACTTTAAGCAACGCCCGCTTTGGGGTAACAGTTTCCGCTTTGAGCCAGTTACCCCCAAATTTACCCAAATGAATTTGAGGCTGTCAACGAACCTGGCGGATTTAAAAGAAGTGTGTTTTGCCGCAAAACGCAAAGTCCGCCGAAGTTGTGCAACTTCGGCGGACTTTGTCTGAACAGTTCTTGGTGGGCCCACCAGGACTTGAACCTGGGACGGGCCGGTTATGAGCCGGAGGCTCTACCAACTGAGCTATAGGCCCCAAGGAGGGGAAATATAGCTGCAAGGCTGGCTTCGGTCAAGTGCATGTATTGGGTGGTTTTTGGCGTGCAGCCTCGGCACGTCGCCAAACCAGCCCCTCCTACATGGCGTTGCCTGCTTCCAGCAGGGAAATCTGCTCGTCCATGGCCTTTTTCAACGGGGCGGGCAGGCCCATGATGTCCACGTTCAAAAAGCCCCGCACAATGGTGGCGGCGGCTTCGTCTTCGTCCAGACCGCGCGCCATGAGGTATTCAATTTCTTCCTGCGCGATCTTGCCCACCGCGGCCTCGTGCGAAAGCTCCACGCCGTCCTGATTGCTGTCCAGCTCGGGGATGGCGTGCATGCGCCCGCCGCCAAGAATCAGCCCCTTGCATTCGAGGTGCCCCTTGGCGGGTGCGGCGGAAGCGCCGATAAAGCCACGGTTGATGACCGTGCCGCCCGTGGTGACAACGCGCGAGATGATCTCGCCCCGCGTATCGGGGGCCGCAAGGTCAATGCGGTTGCCGCAGTCCACATGGGAGCCGGTGGGGGCCACCACAACGGAATTGAAGCGGGCCACGGCTCCGGCTCCA belongs to Desulfovibrio desulfuricans DSM 642 and includes:
- a CDS encoding AAA family ATPase; this encodes MLLIFGGLPGTGKTTIARKVAQKISAAYIRIDSLELALVRSGLAKSQWDLGPAGYITGYALAADNLRLGLSVVADSVNPLRITRDAWRDVAVQEGVDYLEVEIICSDTEQHRERVEGRSPDIPGLVLPDWQSVVNRKYEPWGREHLVLDTAKLQADVAVSEIFNALGGHVAHVADIPGIHAPVRDDGKQ
- the glp gene encoding gephyrin-like molybdotransferase Glp; amino-acid sequence: MKPFLTLQSVESVLEHIRAFPLLGEERVPLDDALGRGLAQCFSATEDLPGFDRSTVDGFACRARDVFGAQEGNPALVECVADCRMGEVPDIKLEEGQAARILTGGMLPQGADCVVMVEYSRPAGGNLIEITRSQAPGDNVIFRDDDATAGSLLLQAGHRLRPQDIGLLAAFGVVEVEVRRKPLVAVLSTGDEVVPSSMTPPPGKIRDINAHSIAALCREAGAQALRAGIVNDDAAKLKTAVTQLAEMHDVVVVSGGSSAGMRDHTVEIFESLPQAQLLVHGVAISPGKPFILAKAIVNGRTVCLVGLPGHVASALVCARVFLAPLLEHLQGYADSAKQPQVPAVLARSVASAQGRRDYLRVKLRPLPSQSPTRAPSDKNLQPLYEAEPIMGASGLISGIAAADGLMVCPENREGYDAGDTVMVELFR